The Paenibacillus beijingensis nucleotide sequence GGGGGCAGAGCGCAGGGATCATGCAAGCTTAATATCAGCTGTGCCGGAATAAGCTAACTCAAGCTAATATTAGCAAAACCTGAACAGGGGCTGTCTCAGAAGTGTCCATATGAATGAGCAACTCCCAAATCTGACGCAAAAGGACCTCCAGTTCCGCCATGGCAAAGCGGAGCCGGAGGTCCTTCCTCGCTAAACCTGCGAATACAAGATATTATTGATCGTTATTGCGTGTTTGGAGGGAAAACCTGCGATGGGCGATGCGGAGTGAGCCAATGGTACGGCCGAAGCCTAAGCGAAAGAAAATGCAAAAACCGATTGTGGGTATGCAGTGAAATTGCGTGTGGACCGAAGCCCAAACTGCGAAGGCTGTCCACTGTAAGCCAATTGTACGAAGACAGAAGGAAACCGTGAAATTGGGGTAAGTAGGGACGATGTGTGTTAACGAACCGGTAAAGGATCGTCTCTTGACCGGTTCGTTTTTTGAAGCTAAAAAACTTGATTGCTTCTACTAAATATCTGCTTATGGGACAGCCTATTGCAAATCCCGGGAAGCAGGAGGTTGAAACTAATGCGCGATGCAATTCAGGCGCCCTTCCGTATAGCTGCCGGCCATGCAGGTGCCGATCAGCCGTATGTAATCAAGCGCTCTTGCCAAGCTTCCTTCATCGGTCCGGTATACATGCCGGCGGCCGCTCATGACCGAGCATATTTCGATGCGCTGCGGCAGTTGTCCGAAGGCGTTCATACTGACAGCAACCGCCATGTGCACAATCGCCTCCCTTAGCTCCTCACGGTCATCGACAATGAATTTGCGAACGATGGAAGGGCTGCCTTCCTTCGATGCAAAGACCAGATGATACAGCATAGCCAGCTCCTTGCGCAGCTCCGGCACCGGCGTGCTGACCCGCTCGAAAGAAAGGATGGGCTCGTCGTTCTCCGCACCGCCTGCAAGAAACCGGCTTAATCGGTTTGCCGTCTCGCTTTTTACCGTGACATAACGCTGCTTCATGCCGAATAAATAGGCCCGGTTGCTCCATCTGGCTTCCAGCAGCCGATGTACCGCTTTCGCGTCGCGGGCGGTCCGGGGCAATGCATAAAAGTCATTGACGGCATGATTGACGGCATACTGCACCAGATGCTGCCAGCGAAGGGCCGGCGTCCGCCGGTCCATAGGCAGGAAATTTCCCGGAGGAGCGTTCACGGCAGCAACCGCCTCATCTGCTGCTCCCCGTCCGGCTCCCCGCTCAAAAAGCAAATATTGCTCGACGGTATAATCGTCTATGCGTTCCCACGCCCGCGGCTTCATCGCCGTGTCCACCCCGCTTCGCACGTTATGATCCCGCAGCCGCAAGCAGTCCGGCCATCGTGCGTCCCAATGCTCTGCACGTTTCCTTTTCCCCGGACGACGGGTCCAGTTCCAGCTTCAGACTCTCTGCCGCGATGGCAGATCCTCTTTCCTTCAGCTTCTGTTCCAGTTGATCCACCGCGCCGCAAAATTCCGGATAAGAGGAATCGCCCGAGCCGAATACGGCGGCCTGTCGCCCTTCCAGCGAAATATCGTCCAGCTCCTCATAAAAGTCGACAAACTCATCCGGAAGCTCGCCGTCTCCCCATGTGTAGGTGCCGAGAATCATCGCCTTGTAGCTCAGAAGATCAATCGCCGACACGCCGGATACTTCCTTCACGACCGGTTCCGCGCCCCCCTCTCGGACCCCTTCGGCAATCGACTCGGCCATCTCTTCGGTATTGCCCGTCAAGCTCGCGTACACAATAATAATTTTTTCCAAAATGAAACCTCCTTAAGTTTTTGCGTAAGCAAAAACACTTCGTAAGCATAAGCTTAGCTTCGCATCGTTCTCATCGCGTTCCCGGTCTATAAAATTTCATCCACAGGCAATGTTTTGATCCCCTCAAAAATTGTTGCGATATATAGTGAACCGTTCTGCAAGTCGGCGTCCGCTACCGGTCCCCCGAGCCGGACCGAATACATCGTCGCTTGCCCGAGCAGGTAACCGTAGCGGTAAAGCCCTTTGTCCGTGCACAGAAACACATTTTCGCCTTTGTTCATCACATTAAAGACTATCGTTCGACGGTAGTGGACACGGTCAAATCCGCCCTTTTTATTGCCGACAACAAGCCCGCCGTTCTCGGTAGCGCCAATAAGATGCCCGCGATATACCGCCAAACTTGTCACACCTGTGCCAAGATTGAAATCGGCCCAGCTGTCCGTAAGCCGGTCGTACACGGCAATGCCCTTGTCATGCGCCAGAATCAGGTATTGGGGCACATTCAGAAAGTCGTATACCCGCCGTTCCGGGTATCCCACCATCTTCCACGAACCGGAGCAGCAGCTCCACAGCCCGTAAGCAGTGCCGGCATATGCGCATCTCCCAGCGATTCTGAGCTGAAAACACGGAATTTCCAGCTCCTCCATCTCCCATTCGCCTTGCGAATAGGACATCAATCCTTCATTCGTACATATATATAATTTCTCGCGGTAAAGCCTCATCCGGTTAACCGTCCGCAGCTCCTGCGAGTCGTCTGTAATTTCGTGCCACAACCCGC carries:
- a CDS encoding flavodoxin; protein product: MEKIIIVYASLTGNTEEMAESIAEGVREGGAEPVVKEVSGVSAIDLLSYKAMILGTYTWGDGELPDEFVDFYEELDDISLEGRQAAVFGSGDSSYPEFCGAVDQLEQKLKERGSAIAAESLKLELDPSSGEKETCRALGRTMAGLLAAAGS